The following proteins are co-located in the Gordonia polyisoprenivorans genome:
- the trpS gene encoding tryptophan--tRNA ligase, with protein sequence MNDVSGSVSAPRQRVLSGIQPTSDSFHLGNYLGAVRQWVALQDDFDAFYFIPDMHALTAEFDPSTLAHRTRLSVAQLLAVGVDPNRATVYVQSHVPEIAQLTWVLQCITGFGEANRMTQFKDKSAKQGADAAGVGLFTYPILMAADILAFDVDLVPVGEDQRQHLELTRDLAQRFNKRFGDVLRVPRAHIVAEFAKIYDLQNPTAKMSKSAETDKGLINLLDDPKRSAKKIRSAVTDTGSQISFDPADKPGVSNLLTIQSALSGVGIDDLVAKYEGKGYGDLKVDTAEVLTEFVTPLRGRVSEYLDDPTELDAILASGAARARDIASATLKSVYDKVGFLAPTVGA encoded by the coding sequence ATGAATGACGTCTCCGGGTCGGTGTCCGCGCCGCGTCAGCGGGTGCTGTCGGGCATCCAGCCCACCAGCGATTCCTTTCACCTGGGCAACTACCTCGGTGCCGTGCGTCAGTGGGTGGCCCTGCAGGACGACTTCGACGCGTTCTACTTCATTCCCGACATGCACGCCCTCACCGCCGAATTCGATCCGTCGACGCTGGCGCACCGCACGCGGCTGTCGGTGGCGCAGTTGCTCGCCGTCGGCGTCGACCCGAACCGGGCGACGGTCTACGTCCAGTCCCACGTCCCCGAGATCGCGCAACTGACCTGGGTCCTGCAGTGCATCACCGGATTCGGCGAGGCCAACCGGATGACGCAGTTCAAGGACAAGAGCGCCAAGCAGGGCGCCGACGCCGCCGGGGTGGGGCTGTTCACCTATCCGATCCTGATGGCCGCGGACATCCTCGCATTCGATGTCGACCTCGTCCCGGTCGGTGAGGACCAGCGTCAGCACCTCGAGCTGACCCGAGACCTCGCGCAGCGCTTCAACAAACGCTTCGGCGACGTCCTTCGGGTGCCACGCGCGCATATCGTCGCCGAGTTCGCGAAGATCTACGACCTGCAGAACCCGACGGCCAAGATGAGCAAGTCCGCCGAGACCGACAAGGGTCTGATCAATCTGCTCGACGACCCGAAGCGCTCGGCCAAGAAGATCCGCTCCGCGGTCACCGACACCGGCTCGCAGATCTCCTTCGATCCCGCCGACAAGCCGGGTGTGAGCAACCTGCTGACGATCCAGTCGGCGCTGTCCGGGGTGGGCATCGACGATCTCGTCGCCAAGTACGAGGGCAAGGGATACGGCGACCTCAAGGTCGACACCGCCGAGGTCCTCACCGAGTTCGTGACACCCCTACGTGGCCGCGTCTCCGAATACCTCGATGACCCCACCGAACTCGACGCCATCCTGGCCTCGGGTGCGGCCCGGGCCCGCGACATCGCATCCGCCACGCTGAAGTCGGTATACGACAAAGTCGGGTTCCTGGCACCTACGGTAGGGGCATGA
- a CDS encoding Lrp/AsnC family transcriptional regulator, whose amino-acid sequence MPEASHPHLDGTAKRIIELLQADGRSSYASIGKEVGLSEAAVRNRVQKLSESGLLQIVAVTDPLKLGFARQALIGIRCTGDTEELATALAGNPEIDYVVLTAGSFDILIEVVCEDDDHLLSILNRTVRKHPEVTGTETLVYLKLVKQQYNWGTR is encoded by the coding sequence GTGCCTGAAGCCTCTCACCCTCATCTCGACGGCACCGCGAAGAGAATCATCGAGCTACTGCAAGCCGACGGGCGCAGTTCGTATGCGTCGATCGGCAAGGAGGTCGGACTCTCGGAGGCGGCGGTACGCAATCGCGTACAGAAGCTGAGCGAGAGCGGACTACTGCAGATCGTCGCCGTCACCGATCCCCTCAAGCTGGGGTTCGCCCGCCAGGCCCTCATCGGCATCCGATGTACCGGCGACACCGAGGAACTGGCCACGGCACTCGCCGGGAACCCCGAGATCGACTACGTGGTGCTGACCGCCGGCTCGTTCGACATCCTCATCGAGGTGGTCTGCGAGGACGACGATCACCTCCTCTCGATCCTCAACCGGACCGTCCGCAAACATCCCGAGGTGACCGGCACCGAGACCCTCGTCTATCTGAAACTCGTCAAACAGCAATACAATTGGGGAACACGATGA
- a CDS encoding aspartate aminotransferase family protein encodes MTTTAQPSVDGSSLGARSAAHLWGHFARHGEGIAPPVITRGEGVRIFDDRGRSYLDGLAGLFVVQAGHGRLELAEAAARQAKELAFFPVWSYATPPAIELAERLAAYAPGDLNRVFFTTGGGEAVESAWKLAKQYFKLTGKPMKHKVISRAVAYHGTPQGALAITGVPALKQMFEPLTPGGFRAPNTNIYRAPDEDLAADPKKFGRWAADRIAEAIEFEGPETVAAVFLEPVQNAGGCFPPPPGYFERVREICDQYDVLLVSDEVICAFGRIGSMFACEDFGYQPDIITCAKGMTSGYSPIGAMIASDRLFEPFNDGSTTFPHGYTFGGHPVSAAVALANLDLFEREGINDHVKTNAPAFRATLEKLHDLPIVGDVRGEGYFYGIELVKDKTTKESFSDAEAERILRGFLSTALFDAGLYCRADDRGDPVVQLAPPLIAGQAEFDEIEQILRSVLTEAYTLL; translated from the coding sequence ATGACCACTACCGCACAACCGTCCGTCGACGGGTCCTCTCTCGGAGCACGCAGCGCAGCGCACCTGTGGGGCCACTTCGCCCGCCACGGCGAGGGCATTGCCCCGCCGGTGATCACCCGCGGCGAGGGTGTCCGCATCTTCGACGACCGCGGGCGCAGCTACCTCGACGGCCTCGCCGGCCTGTTCGTGGTGCAGGCCGGCCACGGTCGCCTCGAGCTGGCCGAAGCGGCCGCTCGCCAGGCCAAGGAACTCGCCTTCTTCCCGGTGTGGTCGTACGCGACCCCGCCGGCCATCGAATTGGCCGAACGCCTGGCCGCCTACGCACCCGGTGACCTCAATCGGGTCTTCTTCACCACCGGCGGCGGCGAGGCGGTCGAGAGCGCGTGGAAGCTGGCCAAGCAGTACTTCAAGCTCACCGGAAAACCGATGAAGCACAAGGTGATCTCGCGTGCGGTCGCCTACCACGGCACCCCGCAGGGCGCGCTGGCGATCACCGGCGTACCGGCGCTCAAGCAGATGTTCGAGCCACTCACCCCCGGCGGATTCCGCGCGCCCAACACCAACATTTACCGCGCGCCCGACGAGGATCTGGCCGCCGATCCCAAGAAGTTCGGACGGTGGGCCGCCGACCGTATCGCCGAGGCCATCGAATTCGAGGGCCCCGAGACCGTTGCGGCGGTGTTCCTCGAGCCGGTGCAGAACGCCGGCGGGTGCTTCCCGCCGCCGCCGGGATACTTCGAGCGGGTCCGCGAGATCTGCGATCAATACGACGTCCTACTCGTCTCCGACGAGGTGATCTGCGCCTTCGGCCGCATCGGCTCGATGTTCGCCTGTGAGGACTTCGGCTACCAGCCCGACATCATCACCTGCGCCAAGGGCATGACCTCCGGCTATTCCCCGATCGGTGCGATGATCGCCAGCGACCGGCTCTTCGAGCCGTTCAACGACGGATCGACCACCTTCCCGCACGGCTACACCTTCGGTGGGCATCCGGTGTCGGCGGCGGTCGCGCTGGCCAATCTCGACCTCTTCGAACGCGAGGGCATCAACGATCACGTCAAGACCAACGCCCCCGCGTTCCGCGCGACGCTGGAGAAACTGCACGATCTCCCGATCGTCGGCGATGTCCGCGGCGAGGGTTACTTCTACGGCATCGAACTCGTGAAGGACAAGACCACCAAGGAGTCGTTCAGCGACGCCGAGGCCGAACGCATCCTGCGGGGATTCCTGTCCACGGCGCTCTTCGACGCCGGGCTGTACTGTCGCGCCGACGATCGCGGCGACCCGGTCGTCCAGCTGGCCCCGCCGCTGATCGCCGGGCAGGCCGAGTTCGACGAGATCGAGCAGATTCTCCGTTCGGTGCTGACCGAGGCCTACACGCTGCTCTGA
- a CDS encoding D-alanyl-D-alanine carboxypeptidase family protein: MTWGNTHLGRRIGAVRIGAVLTAVCAAALVSAPGAAVAVPPVTTPITDQCPHRQAPPPPVDTSEVVAPGSTTPTALPIPTPTVGGERLSACGVIADPGAGPIPERLTSAAWLVADMDTGAIIAAKDPHGRYRPASTIKVLLALTVLDAGLNLDKTVVPTAEDWSQEGDSCGMGPGGHYTVRDMLSGLLIVSGNDCAHALARELGGVASTLTKMNSLAADLHALDTRAATPSGLDAAGMSTSPYDLALIFRAAMNNSTFRDIISTPTYHFPGYPPRSDVTSDTPHPGYEMQTSDQLLLQGYPGMLGGKTGYTDDALKTFVGAARHGDKTILIVQMYGLSTADDNYWTQAQSLLEYGFHAPADIRVGELIAGPNTSAPAATTASSGSSAETTQAGAARPANTVDHSTATRVLVGLVVALVVVILLAAATRITGRRRR; this comes from the coding sequence GTGACGTGGGGGAATACGCACCTTGGCCGGCGGATCGGTGCGGTGCGGATCGGTGCGGTGCTGACAGCGGTGTGTGCGGCGGCCCTGGTGAGCGCACCCGGGGCCGCCGTTGCCGTTCCGCCGGTGACCACACCGATCACAGATCAATGCCCGCATCGACAGGCCCCGCCGCCACCGGTCGACACCTCCGAGGTCGTCGCCCCCGGATCCACCACGCCCACTGCACTCCCGATCCCCACGCCGACCGTCGGAGGCGAGCGCCTGTCGGCATGCGGGGTGATCGCCGATCCCGGTGCCGGTCCGATTCCCGAACGCCTCACCTCGGCGGCCTGGCTGGTGGCCGACATGGACACCGGCGCGATCATCGCCGCCAAGGACCCCCACGGGCGTTACCGCCCGGCGTCGACGATCAAGGTGCTGCTGGCCCTGACCGTCCTCGATGCCGGCCTCAACCTCGACAAGACAGTCGTCCCGACCGCCGAGGACTGGAGTCAGGAGGGCGACTCCTGCGGCATGGGACCGGGCGGGCACTACACCGTGCGCGACATGCTCAGTGGGCTGCTGATCGTCTCGGGCAACGACTGCGCGCATGCGCTCGCGCGCGAACTGGGCGGGGTGGCGAGCACACTCACCAAGATGAATTCGCTTGCCGCGGACCTGCACGCGCTCGACACCCGGGCGGCCACGCCGTCGGGCCTCGATGCCGCCGGCATGTCCACCTCGCCCTACGACCTGGCCCTGATCTTCCGTGCCGCGATGAACAACTCGACATTCCGCGACATCATCTCCACACCCACCTACCACTTCCCCGGATACCCACCCCGCTCGGACGTAACCAGCGACACACCGCACCCCGGATACGAGATGCAGACCTCGGATCAGCTACTGCTGCAAGGCTATCCAGGAATGCTCGGCGGCAAGACCGGATACACCGACGACGCGCTCAAGACCTTCGTGGGAGCCGCCCGCCACGGCGACAAGACCATCCTGATCGTGCAGATGTACGGACTCTCGACAGCCGACGACAACTACTGGACCCAAGCACAGTCGTTGCTGGAGTACGGATTCCACGCACCGGCTGACATTCGGGTGGGTGAGCTCATCGCGGGCCCGAACACATCGGCACCGGCGGCGACCACCGCATCATCGGGGTCATCGGCGGAGACGACGCAGGCGGGCGCCGCTCGCCCGGCGAACACCGTCGACCACTCGACCGCCACCCGTGTTCTCGTCGGGCTGGTCGTCGCACTCGTCGTCGTGATCTTGCTGGCCGCGGCCACGCGCATCACCGGGCGGCGCCGCCGCTGA
- a CDS encoding YhjD/YihY/BrkB family envelope integrity protein has product MGSVIAWFKNLLARAKEWFADARARWPWLDHTLRTQERYTNRRGNVHAASISFNGILALVPILMVAFAVAAFVLASNPDLIEQLKDAVVKQLPGGMGDQIGTVIDSAISSRATVGIIGLVGAALTGVGWIAGVRAGMTEMFGGRLSRNALVSKVTDLLTFVVLGLAFAATVALTTLANGGGIVRKVLEWVGVDHTAWAPVLLRVVAIAISVFASWMLFTLVLARLPLVPLPFRNCLSAGLITAIAFEIIKNLGGLYLKSVLGSPAGAAFGPILGIMVFAYLASRIILYATAWCATDPLNEGFQVDDEIDETQQRPVVMRPTVEVSPMPKVGALAGAAAVGAAVGMALRRVRGD; this is encoded by the coding sequence ATGGGTTCGGTGATCGCGTGGTTCAAGAATCTGCTCGCGCGTGCGAAGGAGTGGTTCGCTGACGCTCGAGCACGATGGCCCTGGCTCGATCACACTCTGCGCACCCAGGAGCGTTACACCAACCGGCGCGGCAACGTGCATGCCGCGAGCATCAGCTTCAACGGAATCCTCGCCCTCGTCCCGATCCTGATGGTTGCGTTCGCCGTTGCGGCATTCGTCCTGGCGAGCAATCCCGACCTGATCGAACAACTCAAGGACGCCGTGGTCAAGCAATTGCCCGGCGGCATGGGGGATCAGATCGGCACGGTCATCGACTCGGCGATCTCCTCACGCGCCACCGTCGGCATCATCGGTCTCGTCGGTGCCGCGCTGACCGGTGTCGGCTGGATCGCCGGTGTGCGCGCCGGGATGACGGAGATGTTCGGGGGCCGACTGTCCCGCAATGCTCTCGTCTCGAAGGTGACCGATCTGCTCACCTTCGTGGTGCTCGGGCTGGCCTTCGCCGCGACCGTGGCACTGACGACGCTGGCCAACGGTGGTGGCATCGTCAGAAAGGTCCTCGAGTGGGTCGGCGTTGACCACACCGCATGGGCCCCGGTGCTCCTGCGGGTGGTGGCGATTGCGATCTCGGTCTTCGCCAGCTGGATGCTCTTCACCCTCGTGCTGGCTCGTCTTCCCCTGGTGCCGTTGCCTTTCCGCAACTGCCTTAGCGCCGGACTGATCACCGCGATCGCGTTCGAGATCATCAAGAACCTGGGCGGGCTCTACCTCAAGTCGGTGCTCGGCAGCCCGGCCGGAGCGGCGTTCGGGCCGATTCTGGGCATCATGGTCTTCGCCTATCTCGCGTCGCGGATCATCCTGTACGCCACCGCGTGGTGCGCCACCGATCCGCTCAACGAGGGTTTCCAGGTCGACGACGAGATCGATGAGACCCAGCAGCGACCGGTGGTGATGCGTCCGACCGTGGAGGTCTCTCCGATGCCGAAGGTCGGTGCACTCGCCGGTGCCGCTGCCGTGGGAGCAGCGGTGGGCATGGCGCTCCGGCGCGTCCGCGGCGACTGA